The genomic interval TCTAAGTGCTTCTTCGGCACTTAAACAAGACAAACAGTCAAAAGATTTCGCTTTTAAAGTATTCACTAAAGCAAAAATATTCCTTGTATCATCATCTACAATCAGCACTCTTTTTTTTCTCATTTACAGCTTTTTAGAGGTTAAATTTTATCATATAACCAAACTCGTAATAACGATAAAAGCTGATCTACATCTACAGGTTTTGTGATGTAATCTGAAGCTCCCGCTTTTATGCATTTTTCGCGGTCTCCTGTCATTGCTTTTGCCGTTACGGCGATTACTGCTAAGTTAAGAAATTTAGGATTGCTTCTTATTTTTTCAGCCGTTTCATAACCATCCATATTTGGCATCATCATATCTAATAATACAACGTCTGTATCAGGATTTTCATCCAAAATCTTGATGGCTTCTTTTCCGTCAAATGCTGTAATTACATTCATCTTAAATGCTTCTAAAGCTTTAGAAAGCGAATAAATATTACGAACGTCATCATCAACAATCAATACTTTTTTCTCAAATAGAATATTATTTAATGAATTCAGTTTTTTATGAACTTCTTTTATTTTACCCTCTTTTTTCTCTTCTACCAAATGAAGGAAAAGTGAAACTTCATCTAACATTCTTTGGTACGAATGAGCTGTTTTTACGATAATAGAATCGGCATATTTTCTAATCTTCAATTCTTCTTTAATAGACAAACTTTTTCCTGTAAAAACAATTACCGGAAGATTTTCTAATCCTGGGCTTTTCTTTACACCATCTAAAATTTCGTAAGCTTGTTTGTCTGGAATTCCCATATCCAAAATTACACAGTCGACATCTTTATTGCTTAAAACAGATAACCCTTCCGAAACTTCGCTTTTAATCTCAGAATTGATATTATATGTTTCTAAGAAATATGCCAACGCTTTTGCATGTTTCGGATTATCTTCAATAATTAAAACTTTTTGAGATTCTTTGTTTATAATATGCTCAATACGCATAAAAACGTCTGGAATCTTATCAAAAGCAACTGGTTTGTCTAAGAAATCTACCGCACCTTTTAACAAACTTTCTTGTTTCAATTTATGCGAAGACATAATGTGAACCGAAATATGTTTGGTATTAGAATTATTTTTCAATTCTTCCAAAACTTCCCAACCGCTTTTTATTGGTAATTCTATATCTAATAAAATTCCGATTGGTTTATAAATCAAGGCAAAGTTTAAAGCGTAATCTCCTCTTACAGCGACAACACCTTTATAACCTTTCTTCTGTGTAAAAGCTAGCAACGACTTAGCAAAATTAATATCGTCTTCGACAATAAGAATTACTTTATCGCCTTCTTCAATTGAATCTCTGTCGTCTTCAATTTCTTTTGGAATAACTTCACTGATATATTTAGGTCTTGCCTCCGTTTGCGTTTCTTCGTCTTCAACAACTTCTTTTGGCTGTATTTTGTTTACTAGAATTTTATTTATAGCCAATCCTAAAACCGGAATGCATAACGTAAACGAACTTCCTTCATTTACTTTACTGTAAAGCGTAATTTCTCCTCTAAGTAATTTAGCTAATTCACGGCTTATTGATAATCCTAAACCTGTTCCTCCGTATTTGCGTTTTGTAGAACCGTCGGCTTGTTGGAAAGCTTCGAAAATTAGAGGTTGTTTTTCTAACGGAATTCCGATTCCGGTATCTTTTACAACAAAGCAAATTAATTTATCATTGTTCGGATCTGTCTTAATTTCAAGACTTACCGTTCCTTTTTCTGTAAATTTAATAGCATTTGAAATCAGATTTTTCAAGATCTGCTCTAAACGCATTTTATCTGTTTTAATGACAATTGGTGCGTCTTTGGTAATAATTTCAAAGTTTATTCCTTTCTCTTTCGCTACAATGTGGAATAAATTATATAGACTGTCTGTAATTTCTTTTGTGGAAACATCTAAAAATTCCAGCTCCATTTTACCAGCCTCAATTTTAGATAAATCCAAAATTTCATCAATTAATCCTAATAAACTGTTTCCTGAACTCTGAATCACTTTTGCAAATTCAATTTCTTCATTGTTCATTGTTTCATTATTGTTTTCAGACAATAAACGGCTCAATAACAAGATTGAATTTAATGGCGTTCTTAATTCGTGTGACATATTTGCCAAGAATTCCGATTTGTAACGCGTGCTTAATTCTAAAGCCTCTGATTTTTTCTGAATTTCAGTATTTTTTTCTTCCAATAAAACGCTTCTTTCAGAAAGTTCTTCATTGGTTTGTTCTAATTCTTCTTGTTGAACGCGAAGTTCTTCCTCCGAAGCTTGAAGTTTTTCTGTCTGAGCTTCCAATTCTGCATTTATAGCTTCCAACTCGCTGTGTTGAACTTGAAGTTCCTCAGATTGCGATTTGGTTTCTTCTAAAAGCTCCATCACTTTTTTACGGTTTTGAGTTGCTTTTAAAGCGATTCCGATATTATTGGCAACCATATTTAAAAACTCCAACTGCAAAACAGAAAATCCGTAAATACTCGCTAATTCTACAGCTCCTTCTATTTTATAATCCATTAACGGAACTGCCACAATATGGGTTGGTTTTATTTCGCCCAAAGCATAATTGATTTGAATATCGTCTTGTGAAAGGTTTTTTAATTCCAGCATTTTTCCGGATACAATTGCTTGTCCAATTAAGCCTTCGCCTTTTCTGATTCTTTCACGGCTTTTACTCGGAATATAGCTGTATCCGCCAGAAACAGTCATTTCTTCTCCATCAACAACATATAAAACACCCGCGCTACTGTTTGTGTATTGGCATAAAAATTCGATTACATCTTTTGATAATTTCTGGATTGTTTTCTCACCCAGCATTTTATCATTTAAACTAGCAACGCCAGATTGAAGCCATTCTTTTTGAGATAATAAGTCGAAAGAAGTTTTTAGAGAATCTTTCATTTCGTGAATAGAACCTCCTAATGCTCCTAAAGTATCTGCTTTTCTATCGTCTATCTGAACGTCGTAGTTTCCTTTAGAAATCTGAGTTGCAATTCCACTAATTACCTCAAGTCTTTCGGCAATATCTTTATCTTTTTTCTCAAGTTCATTTTGCAATAATGCTCTTTCATTATAATCTTTCAGAATTCTGATCATGAAAACAATCGATATAATAAAAGCAATGAAAAAGGCAACAACAATAAGAATCAAACTGTAAGTTCCATAACGTTCCGAATTGGCATTACGTTCTTCCAAAAGTTTTTGTTCGGTCCCTTCTACTTTTTTGATGATTGTTTTTATTTCATTCATCATATTTCGCCCTTCATTCAAATCAAAAATCAGCGTTTCTTTGCTTAAACGCTTTTTTACGATTTGATTATTCAGGTATTTAAAGAAACCAGATCGTTTAGATCTTAGTTCGTCTAGCATTTTTTGCTGAGAAGGATTATCGGATGTAAGTTCATCCAATTTATCAAAATAATTATTTGATTTTGCTTCAGAATCATTAAAACGGTCTACAAATTGTTCGTCTCCAGTAAGTAGATAACCTCGCATACTCGTTTGCGCTTCCGTAATAATTGCCGAACCTTCATTAAGATTGTAAATAACATCTTGAGTGTGATTTACCCAATAATTACTGCTTAATAAACTTTTGATGCTAATAAAGGAAGCAACAGAACTAATGGTCAGTACAAATAGTGAAACCAGAGAACTAATTAGTAAATTTCTTTTAAAATTACCATTCATAAATTATAAGTCTAAATTATTTTGATTTGTATTTTAACGGAAGCACGATAATAAAGCTTGCGCCCTTTCCTACTTCACTTTTAGCGGTAATCAAACCGTTATGTTTATCTATTATTTTTTTTGCAATTGCAAGTCCGATTCCTGTTCCTTCGTAGGTTTGGCGATCATTTAAGCTCTGAAAGATAATAAAAATTCGGTCTAGATATTTTTCGTCAAAACCAATTCCGTTATCTTTTACTGTAATTCGGCAGAATTGCCCTTCTGGCGATGTCGGACTATCGATAGATTTGTCTGCAATTATTTCTGAAGTGATTTCTATTTCGGGTTTATTTTCAGTTCCCGAAAACTTAAGCGCATTTCCAATCAGATTCTGAAAAACTTGACGCAATTGACTTGGAATACTGTCTACTGTTGGAAGTTCATTGGTTTTTATTGTCGCATTTTTGCTTTCAATTAAATAATCAAAATCAGAAAGAACTTCTTGCAAAACCTCATTTAAGTCTGTTTTTTCAGGTTTAACTTGAGCCGAAAGTCTAGAATAAGCCAAAAGATCGGTAATTAAAGTCTGCATTCTTTCTGCAGATTTTATTGTACGATCTACATAATCTATCGCTTTATCGTCTGTTTTTAGGTATAGATCTTTTATTATTTTAATAAAAATCTGAATCTTCCGAATAGGTTCATTTAAATCGTGCGAAACAACCCAAGAAAATTGCTGTAATTCGTGATTTCTAAGTTCTAATTCTTCATTTTTTTGAACCAATTCTTTGGTTCTTTCTGCAATTTTAATTTCAAGATTATCCTGTGCTTCTTTTCTAATTTTTATTTCCTTAGAAAGAAGATCTTTCATCACTTTTAATTCGTTTTGCTGTTCGTAGATTTTAATAAAAGTTTTGACTTTTAAAATCAATAAATCAGAATCAACCGGTTTTGTAATATATTCTACAGCACCCGTTTCGTAACCTTTAAAAATGTATTTTTTCTCGGTATTTAAAGCCGAAAGAAATATAACAGGAATATCTTTTGTACGCTGATTTCCAGAAAGGATTTTTACAACTTCAAATCCATCAAGTCCTGGCATTTGAACGTCCATGATTATCAAGCAATAATCAGTTTTTAAAATCTTTTTCAGCGCTTCTTCACCAGATTCGGCACTATCGACATCGATATTATGCAGCTCTAATGTTTTCTTTAAGGCAATAATATTGGCCCTTATATCGTCTACAATTAATACCATGTCTGGAAACTAAATCGGTTGTAAATCAAAATGATAATTTTAAAATGAATGTAAAATTTTTCTTATTTTTTTAATTAATCTCAAATTAGACCATTAAAAATGATATGGAAAATCTCAAATGTATAAAAAAATAACTACTCGGTTTTTTATCTAAATCGAAAATAGTTACAGAATTCCCACTTTTTAGATGGTTATTTTGAAAGCGAGAGTGAGTATGAACTTATTAGAAAATTCCTGTTATTTTAACATTTTACAAAATTGAATGTATTTCCGTACAATTAAACTAGATTTAACTCTTTTGAGGCAAACAAAATTC from Flavobacterium sp. YJ01 carries:
- a CDS encoding response regulator, whose translation is MNGNFKRNLLISSLVSLFVLTISSVASFISIKSLLSSNYWVNHTQDVIYNLNEGSAIITEAQTSMRGYLLTGDEQFVDRFNDSEAKSNNYFDKLDELTSDNPSQQKMLDELRSKRSGFFKYLNNQIVKKRLSKETLIFDLNEGRNMMNEIKTIIKKVEGTEQKLLEERNANSERYGTYSLILIVVAFFIAFIISIVFMIRILKDYNERALLQNELEKKDKDIAERLEVISGIATQISKGNYDVQIDDRKADTLGALGGSIHEMKDSLKTSFDLLSQKEWLQSGVASLNDKMLGEKTIQKLSKDVIEFLCQYTNSSAGVLYVVDGEEMTVSGGYSYIPSKSRERIRKGEGLIGQAIVSGKMLELKNLSQDDIQINYALGEIKPTHIVAVPLMDYKIEGAVELASIYGFSVLQLEFLNMVANNIGIALKATQNRKKVMELLEETKSQSEELQVQHSELEAINAELEAQTEKLQASEEELRVQQEELEQTNEELSERSVLLEEKNTEIQKKSEALELSTRYKSEFLANMSHELRTPLNSILLLSRLLSENNNETMNNEEIEFAKVIQSSGNSLLGLIDEILDLSKIEAGKMELEFLDVSTKEITDSLYNLFHIVAKEKGINFEIITKDAPIVIKTDKMRLEQILKNLISNAIKFTEKGTVSLEIKTDPNNDKLICFVVKDTGIGIPLEKQPLIFEAFQQADGSTKRKYGGTGLGLSISRELAKLLRGEITLYSKVNEGSSFTLCIPVLGLAINKILVNKIQPKEVVEDEETQTEARPKYISEVIPKEIEDDRDSIEEGDKVILIVEDDINFAKSLLAFTQKKGYKGVVAVRGDYALNFALIYKPIGILLDIELPIKSGWEVLEELKNNSNTKHISVHIMSSHKLKQESLLKGAVDFLDKPVAFDKIPDVFMRIEHIINKESQKVLIIEDNPKHAKALAYFLETYNINSEIKSEVSEGLSVLSNKDVDCVILDMGIPDKQAYEILDGVKKSPGLENLPVIVFTGKSLSIKEELKIRKYADSIIVKTAHSYQRMLDEVSLFLHLVEEKKEGKIKEVHKKLNSLNNILFEKKVLIVDDDVRNIYSLSKALEAFKMNVITAFDGKEAIKILDENPDTDVVLLDMMMPNMDGYETAEKIRSNPKFLNLAVIAVTAKAMTGDREKCIKAGASDYITKPVDVDQLLSLLRVWLYDKI
- a CDS encoding response regulator produces the protein MVLIVDDIRANIIALKKTLELHNIDVDSAESGEEALKKILKTDYCLIIMDVQMPGLDGFEVVKILSGNQRTKDIPVIFLSALNTEKKYIFKGYETGAVEYITKPVDSDLLILKVKTFIKIYEQQNELKVMKDLLSKEIKIRKEAQDNLEIKIAERTKELVQKNEELELRNHELQQFSWVVSHDLNEPIRKIQIFIKIIKDLYLKTDDKAIDYVDRTIKSAERMQTLITDLLAYSRLSAQVKPEKTDLNEVLQEVLSDFDYLIESKNATIKTNELPTVDSIPSQLRQVFQNLIGNALKFSGTENKPEIEITSEIIADKSIDSPTSPEGQFCRITVKDNGIGFDEKYLDRIFIIFQSLNDRQTYEGTGIGLAIAKKIIDKHNGLITAKSEVGKGASFIIVLPLKYKSK